From a single Aquincola tertiaricarbonis genomic region:
- a CDS encoding tripartite tricarboxylate transporter substrate binding protein, with the protein MIKKRVLLTSAVCALTAWLPITSALAQAWPTKPVTLVVSYPPGGGADIMARLIGPRLGEALGQPVIVENRPGGSGQLAAGAVTRAPADGYTLLFDASSYAVTPTLFPASPYKGGKAFRTIAVTALFPNVVLVNPGFSARTVAELVTAARKAPDSVAFASSGNGSAQHLAGVLFEQSAGVQMMHVPYKGGGPALNDVMGGQVPVFFGNVASTLGHIQSGRLRALAVTGRERSKALPDVPTVAQAGVAGFESYEWNGLFAPVGTPDAVVERLQAAVRQAMAAPEVRERITALGGEPFRGDANEAARFVAGELDRMAKLVKARAITVE; encoded by the coding sequence ATGATCAAAAAACGTGTCCTGCTGACCAGCGCGGTCTGCGCCTTGACCGCCTGGCTGCCCATCACCTCGGCACTGGCGCAGGCCTGGCCCACCAAACCGGTGACGCTCGTCGTGTCCTACCCGCCCGGCGGTGGCGCCGACATCATGGCGCGGCTGATCGGCCCCCGGCTGGGTGAGGCGCTGGGCCAGCCGGTGATCGTCGAGAACCGGCCCGGCGGTAGCGGCCAGTTGGCTGCAGGAGCGGTCACGCGCGCTCCTGCCGACGGCTACACGCTGCTGTTCGACGCATCGTCATACGCGGTCACGCCCACGCTGTTCCCGGCCTCGCCCTACAAGGGCGGCAAAGCCTTCCGCACCATCGCCGTGACGGCCCTGTTCCCGAACGTGGTGCTGGTGAACCCCGGCTTCTCGGCGCGCACCGTGGCCGAGCTGGTGACGGCGGCGCGCAAGGCGCCCGACTCCGTGGCCTTCGCCTCCTCCGGCAACGGCTCGGCCCAGCATCTGGCTGGCGTGCTGTTCGAGCAGAGCGCCGGTGTGCAGATGATGCATGTGCCGTACAAGGGCGGGGGTCCCGCGTTGAACGACGTGATGGGCGGCCAGGTGCCGGTGTTCTTCGGCAACGTCGCTTCCACGCTGGGCCACATCCAGAGCGGAAGACTGCGTGCGCTCGCCGTCACCGGCCGTGAACGTTCAAAGGCCCTGCCCGATGTGCCCACCGTGGCACAGGCTGGCGTGGCCGGCTTCGAGAGCTATGAGTGGAACGGCCTGTTTGCTCCGGTGGGCACGCCCGATGCCGTGGTCGAACGGCTGCAGGCCGCGGTGCGCCAGGCGATGGCCGCACCCGAGGTGCGCGAGCGCATCACGGCGCTGGGGGGCGAACCCTTCCGCGGGGACGCGAACGAGGCCGCGCGCTTCGTGGCCGGCGAGCTGGATCGCATGGCCAAGCTGGTGAAGGCACGCGCGATCACGGTGGAGTGA
- a CDS encoding formate dehydrogenase beta subunit — MTALDAITVYVPRDSAALAVGADRVARAIAAQATQRGLNVRLVRNGSRGLFWLEPLVEVVTTQGRIAYGPVDPTDVPGLFEAGFLQGGAHALALGPTEEIPFLKHQERLTFARMGIVDPLSLADYEAHEGYAGLRRALELTPSQVVQQVLDSGLRGRGGAAFPAGIKWKTVAGTTAPQKHIVCNADEGDSGTFSDRMTMEGDPFVLIEGMTIAGLAVGATQGWIYVRSEYPHAIATLESAIAIARQAGYLGPDVMGSGRAFELVVRKAAGAYVCGEETALLESLEGKRGIVRAKPPLPAIEGLFGQPTVINNVITLATVPIILARGADFYKHYGMGRSRGTLPFQLAGNLKHGGLVEKAFGLTLRELLFTFGGGSASGRPIKAVQVGGPLGAYLPESQWDLPLDYEAYAAVGAAVGHGGIVAHDDSADMSKLARYAMEFCALESCGKCTPCRIGSTRGMEVIDRITLHRQQPAAHAQQVALLKDLCDTMLYGSLCAMGGMTPYPVMSALNHFPEDFGLSTPQREAA; from the coding sequence ATGACCGCGCTCGACGCCATCACCGTCTACGTGCCGCGCGATTCGGCCGCGCTGGCCGTGGGTGCCGACCGCGTGGCCCGCGCCATCGCCGCCCAGGCCACTCAGCGCGGCTTGAACGTGCGCCTGGTGCGCAACGGCTCGCGCGGGCTTTTCTGGCTGGAGCCGCTGGTGGAAGTGGTCACGACGCAGGGCCGCATCGCCTACGGGCCGGTAGACCCGACCGACGTGCCCGGCCTCTTCGAAGCCGGTTTCCTGCAGGGCGGTGCGCACGCGCTGGCGCTGGGCCCCACTGAAGAGATCCCGTTCCTCAAGCACCAGGAGCGCCTGACCTTCGCCCGCATGGGCATCGTCGATCCGCTGTCGCTGGCCGACTATGAGGCCCATGAAGGCTATGCCGGCCTGCGCCGCGCGCTGGAACTGACGCCTTCGCAGGTGGTGCAGCAAGTGCTGGACTCCGGCTTGCGCGGGCGCGGCGGCGCGGCCTTTCCGGCCGGCATCAAGTGGAAGACGGTGGCCGGCACCACGGCGCCGCAGAAGCACATCGTCTGCAACGCCGACGAGGGCGATTCGGGCACCTTCTCCGACCGCATGACGATGGAGGGCGACCCCTTCGTGCTGATCGAGGGCATGACCATCGCCGGCCTGGCGGTGGGGGCCACGCAGGGCTGGATCTATGTGCGGTCCGAATACCCGCACGCCATCGCCACGCTGGAATCGGCCATCGCCATCGCGCGCCAGGCTGGCTACCTGGGCCCCGACGTGATGGGCTCGGGCCGCGCCTTCGAGCTGGTGGTGCGCAAGGCCGCGGGCGCTTATGTGTGCGGTGAAGAAACCGCGCTGCTGGAAAGCCTGGAGGGCAAGCGCGGCATCGTGCGCGCCAAGCCGCCGCTGCCGGCCATTGAAGGTTTATTCGGTCAACCCACCGTGATCAACAACGTGATCACGCTGGCCACGGTGCCCATCATCCTGGCCAGGGGAGCCGATTTCTACAAGCACTACGGCATGGGCCGTTCGCGGGGCACGCTGCCCTTCCAGCTGGCCGGCAACCTGAAGCACGGCGGCCTGGTGGAAAAGGCCTTCGGCCTGACGCTGCGCGAGCTGCTGTTCACCTTCGGCGGCGGCAGCGCCAGCGGCCGGCCGATCAAGGCGGTGCAGGTGGGCGGGCCGCTGGGCGCCTACCTGCCTGAATCGCAGTGGGACCTGCCGCTGGACTACGAGGCTTATGCGGCCGTGGGCGCGGCGGTGGGCCATGGCGGCATCGTGGCGCACGACGACAGCGCCGACATGTCCAAGCTGGCCCGCTACGCGATGGAGTTCTGCGCGCTGGAAAGCTGTGGCAAGTGCACGCCTTGCCGCATCGGATCCACCCGCGGGATGGAAGTGATCGACCGCATCACGCTGCACCGCCAGCAGCCCGCCGCCCATGCGCAGCAGGTGGCGCTGCTCAAGGACCTGTGCGACACGATGCTCTACGGCTCGCTGTGCGCCATGGGCGGCATGACGCCTTACCCGGTGATGTCGGCTCTGAACCATTTCCCCGAAGACTTCGGCCTTTCCACCCCGCAACGCGAGGCGGCCTGA
- a CDS encoding LysR family transcriptional regulator, with protein MRRTIPNTAALTAFEAAARHSNFTAAANELSLTQGAVCRQVASLEAFLRTKLFRRSGRGVVLTDAGVAYQRQIARHLDQVERDTLDLMAHQGRGGSIELGIVPTFGTRWLLPRLPDFARRHPDITINLSSRTRPFLFQDSGLDASIFAGDGLWPGATVEYLMPESLVPVCSPALIHPRKRLTPQQLARLPLIQQSTRPYAWRHWFDSVGLRSPVDLVGPRYELFSMSLQAAMVGLGVALVPEYDLADELAAGRLVVPVDHRCPSDRAYYFAAPENKGADGLLTLFRAWLVEQARQVAAV; from the coding sequence ATGCGACGCACCATTCCCAACACCGCCGCGCTCACCGCCTTCGAGGCCGCGGCCCGCCATTCCAACTTCACCGCCGCGGCCAACGAGCTGTCGCTCACGCAGGGCGCGGTGTGCCGGCAGGTGGCCTCGCTGGAGGCTTTTCTGCGCACCAAGCTGTTCCGCCGCTCAGGCCGCGGTGTGGTGTTGACCGATGCAGGCGTGGCCTACCAGCGGCAGATCGCGCGCCACCTGGACCAGGTGGAGCGCGACACGCTGGACCTGATGGCCCACCAGGGCCGCGGCGGCTCGATCGAACTGGGCATCGTGCCCACCTTCGGCACTCGCTGGCTGCTGCCGCGCCTGCCCGACTTCGCGCGCCGCCACCCGGACATCACCATCAACCTGTCCAGCCGCACGCGGCCGTTCCTGTTCCAGGACAGCGGGCTCGATGCGTCCATCTTCGCGGGCGACGGCTTGTGGCCGGGTGCCACGGTGGAGTACCTGATGCCCGAGTCGCTGGTGCCGGTGTGCAGTCCGGCGCTCATCCATCCCCGCAAGCGGCTCACGCCGCAGCAACTGGCCAGGCTGCCCCTGATCCAGCAGAGCACGCGGCCTTATGCCTGGCGGCACTGGTTCGATTCGGTGGGCCTGCGCTCGCCGGTGGACCTGGTGGGGCCGCGCTACGAGCTGTTCTCGATGTCGCTGCAGGCGGCCATGGTGGGCCTGGGCGTGGCCCTGGTGCCCGAGTACGACCTGGCCGACGAACTGGCCGCCGGCCGCCTGGTGGTGCCGGTGGACCACCGCTGCCCGAGCGACCGGGCGTACTACTTCGCAGCGCCCGAGAACAAGGGCGCCGACGGGCTGCTCACGCTGTTCCGCGCCTGGCTGGTGGAGCAGGCGCGGCAGGTGGCGGCTGTCTAG
- a CDS encoding amidohydrolase family protein codes for MHTADSAPTFGIDSHAHVFTRQLAIQDPRRAPQGYDATPADYLATLHAHGLDGGVLVQPSFLGTDNGYLLAALQAHPRQLRGVAVVAPGIHLDELLHMQRAGVVGIRLNLIDLPAPDFAAPDWRHLLAALAQLRWHVEVHQHAARLAPVLDPLLAAGLDVVVDHFGRPDPRLGVQDPGFQHLLALAGTGRVWVKLSGAYRNGGRDGRSGGEAIAEAAMPLLLTRFGPQRLLWGSDWPHTLFESSIHFQAQRRLLDTWLPEPADRQAVLLHTPARLFRFDSARAHHGTSATQRRPS; via the coding sequence ATGCACACCGCGGACAGCGCCCCCACCTTCGGCATAGACAGCCACGCGCATGTCTTCACCCGGCAGCTCGCCATCCAGGACCCGCGACGCGCCCCGCAGGGCTATGACGCCACACCTGCCGACTACCTGGCCACCTTGCACGCGCACGGGCTGGACGGCGGGGTGCTGGTGCAGCCCAGCTTCCTGGGCACCGACAACGGCTACCTGCTGGCAGCGCTGCAGGCCCACCCGCGTCAATTGCGCGGTGTGGCGGTGGTGGCACCGGGCATCCACCTCGACGAGCTGCTTCACATGCAACGCGCCGGTGTGGTCGGCATCCGGCTCAACCTGATCGACCTGCCGGCACCCGACTTCGCGGCACCGGACTGGCGACACCTGCTGGCCGCACTGGCGCAATTGCGCTGGCACGTTGAAGTGCACCAGCATGCCGCCCGGCTGGCGCCGGTGCTGGACCCGTTGCTGGCAGCGGGCCTGGATGTGGTGGTGGACCATTTCGGGCGGCCTGATCCGCGCTTGGGCGTGCAGGACCCCGGGTTCCAGCATCTGCTGGCACTGGCCGGTACGGGCCGGGTGTGGGTCAAGTTGTCGGGCGCCTACCGCAATGGTGGCCGCGATGGTCGCTCGGGCGGCGAGGCCATCGCAGAGGCTGCCATGCCGCTGTTGCTCACGCGCTTTGGTCCGCAGCGCCTGCTGTGGGGCAGCGACTGGCCCCATACCCTTTTCGAGTCGTCCATCCATTTCCAGGCGCAGCGCCGCCTGCTGGACACCTGGCTGCCCGAGCCCGCCGATCGCCAGGCCGTGCTGCTGCACACGCCGGCACGCCTGTTCCGATTTGATTCAGCACGCGCCCATCACGGCACATCTGCCACGCAACGGAGACCCTCATGA
- a CDS encoding ATP-binding protein: MPTPAPTPDDFPAGDSRMAAEFRAFDWSTHVLGPTAGWPVVLRVAVNMMLASSFPQCMAWGPQRTLLYNDAYRPMLGNKPAPLGKPIDEVWAEVWPDIRPLLERAYAGEATFVEDLPLVVERHGRPEQAWFTFCYSPVRDERGQVLGMLDTALETTGKMLAEQRLTEAAASLERQVAERTADRNRLWQLSSDLMLVARLDGVVLAVNPAWTQLLGWREDETLGADVMQLVHDDDRQASLAQLQQLAQGHALHRFDNRMRHRDGSYRWISWTATPGDGALSAVGRDVTAEREQADALRRTEEMLRHSQKMEAVGQLTGGLAHDFNNLLQGITGSLQLMERLIDRGRHGELGRYITSARGAARRAATLTHRLLAFSRRQTLAPRPTDLNELVAGMEELIHRSLGPGIELQHAPAPGLWLTRVDADQLESALLNLCINARDAMPDGGRLQLTLANLQLADEAAALDLPAGDYVALSVTDTGTGMPPEVVARAFDPFFTTKPIGRGTGLGLSMVYGFARQSGGQVQIDSAPGQGTTVRILLPRSNASVAQPAPAVAASSTHAAGPKLDGQALVVEDNAEVRMLVVEALREQGLTVTAMEDGPRALGLLQTEQPFDLLVTDVGLPGGLNGRQLADAAVALRPRLRVLFITGYADNAALGAADLAAGMDVLVKPFTLEALLARVKGLLEGPTAGPPQGRARPLGGPRTQ; encoded by the coding sequence TTGCCCACGCCAGCCCCCACCCCCGACGACTTCCCGGCCGGCGACAGCCGCATGGCCGCGGAGTTCCGCGCGTTCGACTGGTCGACACATGTGCTGGGGCCGACGGCGGGCTGGCCGGTGGTGTTGCGGGTGGCCGTGAACATGATGCTGGCCTCCAGCTTTCCGCAGTGCATGGCCTGGGGGCCGCAGCGCACCCTGCTCTACAACGACGCCTACCGGCCGATGCTGGGCAACAAGCCGGCGCCGCTGGGCAAGCCGATCGACGAGGTGTGGGCCGAGGTGTGGCCCGACATCCGGCCGCTGCTGGAGCGCGCCTACGCCGGTGAGGCCACCTTCGTGGAAGACCTGCCGCTGGTGGTCGAGCGCCATGGCCGGCCCGAGCAGGCCTGGTTCACCTTCTGCTACAGCCCGGTGCGCGACGAGCGCGGCCAGGTGCTGGGCATGCTGGACACCGCGCTGGAAACCACCGGCAAGATGCTGGCCGAGCAGCGGCTGACCGAGGCGGCCGCCTCGCTGGAGCGCCAGGTGGCCGAGCGCACCGCCGACCGCAACCGGCTGTGGCAGCTCAGCTCCGACCTGATGCTGGTGGCGCGGCTGGACGGCGTGGTGCTGGCGGTGAACCCGGCCTGGACCCAGCTGCTGGGCTGGCGCGAGGACGAGACCCTGGGCGCCGACGTGATGCAGCTGGTGCACGACGACGACCGGCAAGCCAGCCTGGCGCAGCTGCAGCAGCTGGCCCAGGGCCATGCGCTGCACCGCTTCGACAACCGCATGCGCCACCGCGATGGCAGCTACCGCTGGATCTCGTGGACGGCGACGCCGGGCGACGGTGCGCTGAGTGCCGTCGGCCGCGACGTGACGGCCGAGCGCGAGCAGGCCGATGCGCTGCGCCGCACCGAGGAGATGCTGCGCCACAGCCAGAAGATGGAAGCGGTGGGCCAGCTCACCGGCGGGCTGGCGCACGACTTCAACAACCTGCTGCAGGGCATCACCGGCAGCCTGCAGCTGATGGAGCGCCTGATCGACCGCGGCCGCCATGGAGAGCTGGGCCGCTACATCACCTCGGCCCGCGGCGCCGCGCGGCGGGCGGCCACGCTTACCCACCGCCTGCTGGCCTTCTCGCGCCGGCAGACGCTGGCGCCCCGCCCCACCGACCTGAACGAGCTGGTGGCGGGCATGGAAGAGCTGATCCACCGATCGCTGGGCCCCGGCATCGAGCTGCAGCATGCGCCCGCACCCGGCCTGTGGCTCACGCGCGTGGACGCCGACCAGCTGGAAAGCGCACTGCTGAACCTGTGCATCAATGCCCGGGACGCGATGCCCGACGGCGGCCGGCTGCAGCTGACGCTGGCCAACCTGCAGCTGGCCGACGAAGCTGCCGCGCTGGACCTGCCGGCCGGCGACTACGTGGCGCTGAGCGTGACCGACACCGGCACCGGCATGCCGCCGGAGGTGGTGGCGCGGGCGTTCGACCCGTTCTTCACCACCAAGCCCATCGGCCGCGGCACGGGACTGGGCCTGTCGATGGTGTACGGCTTTGCCCGCCAGTCGGGCGGGCAGGTGCAAATCGATTCGGCGCCGGGCCAGGGCACCACGGTGCGCATCCTGCTGCCGCGCAGCAACGCCTCGGTGGCGCAGCCGGCGCCCGCGGTGGCGGCCTCTTCCACCCACGCCGCCGGGCCGAAGCTGGACGGCCAGGCCCTGGTGGTGGAAGACAACGCAGAAGTGCGCATGCTGGTGGTGGAGGCCCTGCGCGAGCAGGGCCTGACCGTCACCGCGATGGAAGACGGCCCGCGTGCGCTGGGCCTGCTGCAGACGGAGCAGCCCTTCGACCTGCTGGTCACCGACGTCGGCCTGCCGGGCGGGCTCAACGGCCGCCAACTGGCCGACGCCGCCGTGGCCCTGCGGCCCCGGCTGCGGGTGCTGTTCATCACCGGCTATGCCGACAACGCAGCGCTCGGCGCCGCTGACCTGGCGGCCGGCATGGACGTGCTGGTCAAGCCCTTCACGCTGGAGGCATTGCTGGCGCGCGTGAAGGGCCTGCTGGAAGGCCCGACCGCCGGGCCGCCCCAAGGTCGGGCGCGACCCCTCGGGGGGCCGCGAACGCAGTGA
- a CDS encoding NAD-dependent succinate-semialdehyde dehydrogenase, with protein sequence MTTNAYRDTRLLIDNEWVDAADGRTLDVLNPATGKPIGRVAHASRADLDKALAATQRGFQAWRNTPAHERAAIMRKAAGLVRERADAIAPLMTMEQGKPLAEAKVEVMSAADIIEWFADEGRRTYGRIVPARNLAVRQMVLKEAVGPVAAFTPWNFPINQVVRKLSAALATGCSFLVKAPEETPASPAALLQAFVDAGLPAGVVGLVFGNPAEISSYLIAHPVIRKVTFTGSTPVGKELAALVGQHMKRVTMELGGHAPVIVAEDADVDLAIKALAGAKFRNAGQVCISPTRFLVHNHIKERFIDGFAARVQGLKVGDGLADGTTLGPLANARRISAMTKVMEDARQKGARIVTGGERVGSEGNFFAPTLLADVPLDADVFNNEPFGPVAAVRGVDSLEEAIAEANRLPFGLASYAFTRSLSNAHKLSQDLEVGMLWVNQPAAPWPEMPFGGVKDSGYGSEGGPEALEPYLVTKSVAILNAD encoded by the coding sequence ATGACGACGAATGCCTACCGTGACACCCGGCTGCTGATCGACAACGAATGGGTGGATGCCGCCGATGGCCGCACCCTGGACGTGCTGAACCCCGCCACCGGCAAGCCCATCGGCCGCGTGGCCCACGCCAGCCGTGCCGACCTGGACAAGGCCCTGGCCGCCACCCAGCGCGGCTTCCAGGCCTGGCGCAACACCCCGGCGCACGAGCGTGCCGCCATCATGCGCAAGGCCGCCGGCCTGGTGCGTGAACGGGCCGATGCCATCGCACCGCTGATGACGATGGAGCAGGGCAAGCCGCTGGCCGAAGCCAAGGTCGAGGTGATGTCGGCCGCCGACATCATCGAATGGTTCGCCGACGAAGGCCGCCGCACCTATGGCCGCATCGTGCCGGCCCGCAACCTGGCCGTGCGCCAGATGGTGCTGAAGGAAGCGGTGGGCCCGGTGGCCGCCTTCACGCCCTGGAACTTCCCGATCAACCAGGTGGTGCGCAAGCTGTCGGCGGCGCTGGCCACCGGCTGCTCCTTCCTGGTCAAGGCACCGGAAGAAACCCCGGCTTCGCCGGCCGCGCTGCTGCAGGCCTTCGTCGATGCCGGCCTGCCCGCCGGCGTGGTGGGCCTGGTGTTCGGCAACCCGGCCGAGATCTCCAGCTACCTCATCGCCCATCCGGTCATCCGCAAGGTCACCTTCACCGGCTCCACCCCCGTGGGCAAGGAACTGGCGGCGCTGGTCGGCCAGCACATGAAGCGCGTGACCATGGAACTGGGCGGCCATGCACCGGTCATCGTGGCCGAGGATGCCGACGTCGACCTGGCCATCAAGGCCCTGGCCGGCGCCAAGTTCCGCAACGCGGGCCAGGTGTGCATCTCGCCCACCCGCTTCCTGGTGCACAACCACATCAAGGAACGCTTCATCGACGGCTTTGCCGCCCGTGTGCAGGGGCTGAAGGTGGGCGACGGCCTGGCCGACGGCACCACGCTGGGCCCCTTGGCCAACGCGCGCCGCATCAGTGCCATGACCAAGGTGATGGAAGACGCGCGCCAGAAGGGCGCCCGCATCGTCACCGGCGGTGAGCGTGTGGGCAGCGAAGGCAACTTCTTCGCGCCCACGCTGCTGGCCGACGTGCCGCTGGACGCCGACGTGTTCAACAACGAGCCCTTCGGCCCGGTGGCCGCGGTTCGTGGTGTCGATTCGCTGGAAGAGGCCATCGCCGAAGCCAACCGCCTGCCCTTCGGCCTGGCGAGCTACGCGTTCACCCGCTCGCTGTCCAACGCCCACAAGCTGTCGCAAGACCTGGAAGTGGGCATGCTGTGGGTCAACCAGCCCGCCGCCCCCTGGCCCGAAATGCCCTTCGGCGGCGTCAAGGACTCCGGCTACGGCTCGGAAGGCGGCCCCGAGGCGCTGGAGCCGTACCTGGTGACGAAGTCGGTGGCGATCCTCAACGCGGATTGA
- a CDS encoding formate dehydrogenase subunit gamma → MPANDALPAPLPTPSADAAAVRRIAEPFQDTPGGLLPALHAVQDALGHVPREGVPVIAEVFNLSRAEVHGVLTYYHHFRTEAPPRHVVQVCRAESCQAMGAEALMAHVQLTLGCGGHGQAHGSRSADGRFGVEPVYCLGLCASSPALAVDGEPHARMSPARFDALIAEHIAEQAEAQA, encoded by the coding sequence GTGCCTGCCAACGACGCGCTGCCTGCGCCGCTGCCGACGCCGTCGGCCGATGCGGCGGCGGTGCGGCGGATCGCCGAGCCCTTTCAAGACACGCCCGGCGGGCTGCTGCCCGCCCTGCACGCGGTGCAGGATGCGCTGGGCCATGTGCCGCGCGAGGGCGTCCCGGTGATCGCCGAGGTGTTCAACCTCTCGCGGGCCGAGGTGCACGGCGTGCTCACGTACTACCACCACTTCCGCACCGAGGCGCCGCCGCGCCACGTGGTGCAGGTGTGCCGGGCCGAGTCGTGCCAGGCCATGGGTGCCGAGGCGCTGATGGCCCATGTGCAGCTCACCCTCGGCTGCGGCGGCCACGGCCAGGCGCACGGCAGCCGCTCGGCCGATGGCCGCTTCGGCGTGGAGCCGGTGTACTGCCTGGGGCTGTGCGCCTCGTCGCCCGCGCTCGCGGTGGATGGTGAACCGCATGCCCGCATGAGCCCGGCACGCTTCGATGCTTTGATCGCGGAGCACATCGCCGAACAGGCGGAGGCTCAAGCATGA
- a CDS encoding GntR family transcriptional regulator, with translation MNRLSAHDERLPLYQRLRDDLLQRIASGEWAPGAAIPTEAELTQAYGLATGTVRKAIDMLVAEGVLVRAQGKGTFVRRPDFGNSLFRFFRFRSRAGSDVRPSARVLSRALRVPPADVRQALGMGDEAMGIYLSRLRLIDDQPVLAEDIWLPRERFEPLVEIKLKDFPDLLYPLYETSCRQLVASARERLTVESAGKAIADRLSLAPGAPVIAVQRLAFDFAGTPVEWRCTRGAGDGFQYEVDIR, from the coding sequence ATGAACCGCCTGTCGGCGCACGACGAACGCCTGCCGCTGTACCAACGACTGCGTGACGATCTGCTGCAGCGCATCGCTTCCGGTGAATGGGCGCCGGGCGCCGCCATTCCGACGGAGGCCGAGCTGACGCAGGCCTACGGCCTTGCCACCGGCACAGTGCGCAAGGCCATCGACATGCTGGTGGCCGAAGGCGTGCTGGTGCGTGCCCAGGGCAAAGGCACGTTTGTGCGCCGGCCAGACTTCGGCAATTCGTTGTTTCGCTTTTTCCGCTTCCGCAGCCGCGCGGGCAGCGATGTACGGCCCAGCGCCCGGGTGCTGTCGCGCGCTCTGCGGGTGCCGCCGGCCGACGTGCGACAGGCGCTCGGCATGGGCGACGAAGCCATGGGCATCTATCTGTCGCGGTTGCGCCTGATCGACGATCAGCCGGTGCTGGCCGAGGACATCTGGCTGCCACGCGAGCGCTTCGAGCCGCTGGTGGAGATCAAGCTCAAGGATTTTCCCGATCTGCTGTACCCGCTGTACGAAACGAGCTGCCGGCAACTGGTCGCATCGGCCCGCGAGCGTCTGACCGTGGAGAGCGCGGGCAAGGCCATCGCAGACCGGCTGTCGCTCGCGCCGGGCGCCCCCGTGATCGCCGTGCAGCGGCTTGCATTCGACTTCGCTGGCACGCCCGTGGAGTGGCGATGCACACGCGGCGCGGGCGATGGGTTTCAGTACGAAGTGGACATCCGCTGA